In one Candidatus Palauibacter australiensis genomic region, the following are encoded:
- a CDS encoding thiamine phosphate synthase, producing the protein MHVLVSEGELGDSHGAHGPHGSGGLTAVERLLERAAPVAVHLRARISARRMLEIADRLAPIASRAGSWLVVNGRPDVALAAGARAVQLGREALGVEETRRVVEACAGRLAIGASVHDAEGALRAAREGADYVVLGTIYATPSHPGVEGSGPGAVSAVRRRLNAHRLAVHRLSGRRPPPILAIGGVDADRVGEVTEAGAHGIVVGRAVWAAADPEHAALDLRRQLDRLHRRAR; encoded by the coding sequence TTGCACGTCCTCGTCTCGGAGGGGGAGCTGGGCGACTCGCACGGCGCGCACGGTCCGCACGGCTCGGGCGGGCTGACGGCGGTCGAACGCCTGCTGGAGCGCGCGGCCCCCGTCGCAGTCCATCTGCGGGCCCGGATCAGTGCCCGCCGCATGTTGGAAATCGCGGACCGACTCGCCCCCATCGCGTCGCGCGCCGGGAGCTGGCTCGTCGTGAACGGACGGCCCGATGTGGCGCTGGCGGCGGGTGCGCGGGCCGTACAACTTGGGCGCGAGGCGCTCGGGGTCGAGGAGACGCGCCGAGTGGTTGAAGCGTGCGCGGGAAGGCTTGCGATCGGAGCCTCCGTGCATGACGCGGAGGGCGCGCTGCGGGCGGCCCGGGAGGGCGCTGACTACGTCGTGCTCGGCACGATCTACGCGACGCCCTCGCACCCGGGGGTCGAGGGAAGCGGTCCCGGCGCCGTGTCCGCGGTCCGCCGTCGACTCAACGCCCACCGGCTTGCCGTTCACCGGCTGTCCGGCCGGCGTCCGCCCCCGATCCTCGCGATCGGCGGCGTGGACGCGGATCGGGTCGGGGAGGTGACGGAGGCCGGGGCGCACGGCATCGTGGTGGGGCGGGCCGTGTGGGCCGCGGCCGATCCGGAGCACGCCGCGCTCGACCTTCGCCGGCAGCTCGACCGGCTGCACCGGCGGGCGCGCTGA
- the fmt gene encoding methionyl-tRNA formyltransferase, with product MRVLFWGTPEFGLPSLEAMRRAGHDIAGVVTNPDRPAGRGRRPRTSPVKAWALEAGVPVLQPERPGEEAFLAAARRLGPDISVVAAYGRLLPPPALDLPPLGSLNVHASLLPALRGAAPINWAIIRGHRESGVSLQRMVAALDAGPVLGQTRIPIPAEMTAGELYAEAAKAGGARLVAVLDDLASGRAVERPQDDARATWAPKLDRETARIDWSLPAAEVANWLRGCDPWPAAWTSLAAPAALAGRTLQCFEPDVDGPRAADGGHARGVHSGTEPGTTPGTVVRADPARGLRVATGSGTLTVGAVKPAGRRRMSAAAWVRGLPDAKEVRFD from the coding sequence ATGCGACGGGCGGGGCACGACATCGCGGGCGTCGTCACCAACCCGGACCGGCCCGCCGGCCGGGGGAGGCGTCCGCGGACGAGTCCGGTGAAGGCGTGGGCGCTCGAGGCCGGCGTGCCCGTGCTCCAGCCCGAGCGTCCGGGCGAGGAGGCCTTTCTTGCCGCGGCCCGCCGCCTGGGCCCCGACATCTCCGTTGTCGCGGCGTACGGCCGTCTCCTCCCGCCGCCGGCGCTGGACCTGCCGCCGCTCGGGTCGCTGAACGTGCACGCGTCGCTCCTGCCCGCGCTGCGCGGCGCGGCGCCCATCAACTGGGCCATCATCCGGGGGCACCGCGAGTCGGGGGTCAGCCTCCAGCGCATGGTCGCGGCACTCGACGCCGGCCCCGTGCTCGGCCAGACCCGCATCCCCATCCCGGCGGAGATGACGGCCGGGGAGCTGTACGCGGAGGCCGCGAAGGCGGGGGGCGCGCGGCTCGTCGCCGTGCTCGACGACCTGGCCTCGGGGCGGGCGGTTGAGAGACCGCAGGACGACGCCCGCGCGACATGGGCGCCGAAGCTCGACCGCGAGACCGCGCGCATCGACTGGTCGCTCCCCGCGGCCGAAGTCGCGAACTGGCTCCGCGGCTGCGACCCCTGGCCCGCCGCGTGGACCTCGCTGGCCGCGCCCGCCGCCCTCGCCGGGCGAACCCTGCAGTGCTTCGAGCCGGACGTCGACGGTCCCCGCGCAGCGGACGGCGGCCACGCCCGAGGGGTCCACTCGGGCACCGAGCCCGGCACGACGCCGGGTACGGTCGTCCGGGCCGACCCCGCGCGGGGGCTGCGCGTCGCCACGGGGTCGGGCACGCTCACCGTGGGCGCCGTGAAACCGGCCGGCCGCCGCCGCATGAGCGCGGCCGCATGGGTGCGGGGCCTCCCGGACGCGAAGGAGGTGCGCTTCGACTGA
- the thiS gene encoding sulfur carrier protein ThiS, with amino-acid sequence MQIQVNGRERDVPAGTSVGALLRNLGLDGRTLVVELNRRIVRPPETESVQLEAGDRVELVHFVGGG; translated from the coding sequence ATGCAGATACAGGTGAACGGACGGGAGCGAGACGTTCCCGCGGGAACGTCCGTCGGGGCGTTGCTCCGGAACCTCGGACTCGATGGACGCACCCTCGTCGTCGAACTCAACCGGCGGATCGTCCGTCCGCCCGAGACCGAGAGCGTGCAACTGGAAGCGGGGGACCGCGTCGAACTCGTCCATTTCGTGGGAGGCGGATGA
- a CDS encoding thiazole synthase yields MAPLEIAGRTFASRLIVGTGKYPSPEVMLEAIRASGADMVTVAVRRVDIENPDRDDILRTLSPDEFSLLPNTAACYSAEEAIRAARLGRAAGLSEWVKLEVIGDPDTLLPHTEELIEATRVLVAEGFVVLPYTNDDLITALRLEEAGAAAVMPLASPIGSGLGLLNPLNIRIIKSRLSVPVIVDAGVGTASDACATMEQGVDGILMNTAIAAAEDPVEMAGAMRLAVDAGRRAYVAGRMPRREWAVPSSPLEGVPPPA; encoded by the coding sequence ATGGCTCCGCTCGAAATCGCCGGCCGCACGTTCGCGTCCCGGCTCATCGTCGGAACGGGGAAATACCCGAGTCCCGAGGTCATGCTCGAAGCGATCCGGGCCTCCGGCGCCGACATGGTCACCGTCGCGGTGCGCCGAGTCGACATCGAGAACCCGGACCGCGACGACATCCTCCGCACGCTGAGCCCGGACGAGTTCAGCCTCCTGCCGAACACCGCCGCCTGCTACAGCGCCGAGGAGGCGATTCGCGCGGCGCGGCTGGGGCGGGCGGCGGGCCTGAGCGAGTGGGTGAAGCTCGAAGTCATCGGCGACCCCGACACGCTCCTGCCGCACACCGAGGAGTTGATCGAGGCCACGCGCGTCCTCGTCGCCGAGGGGTTCGTCGTGCTCCCGTACACGAACGACGACCTCATCACGGCGCTGCGGCTCGAGGAGGCCGGGGCCGCCGCGGTGATGCCGCTCGCCTCGCCGATCGGGAGCGGTCTCGGGCTCCTCAACCCGCTCAACATCCGCATCATCAAGTCCCGCCTGTCCGTTCCGGTCATCGTCGACGCCGGCGTGGGCACCGCGTCCGACGCCTGCGCGACGATGGAGCAGGGGGTGGACGGGATCCTCATGAACACCGCGATCGCCGCGGCGGAGGATCCGGTGGAGATGGCAGGCGCCATGCGGCTGGCGGTGGACGCCGGCCGGCGCGCCTACGTCGCCGGCCGCATGCCCCGACGCGAATGGGCGGTGCCGTCGAGCCCGCTCGAGGGCGTGCCGCCGCCGGCTTGA
- the tsaD gene encoding tRNA (adenosine(37)-N6)-threonylcarbamoyltransferase complex transferase subunit TsaD yields METSCDETSAAVVDENGIRALAIASQDAHAAFGGVVPEIAAREHLRSLDAMVRHAMREAEVEHADIAGVGVTAGPGLVGALLAGVNWAKAYAFARGLPLLGVHHMEGHLFGTALEHEGAQPPFIGLLVSGGHTLLLEARAWGRYRLLGQTRDDAAGEAFDKVARRLGLPYPGGPEIQRAAERSAAAGGAAGRFRLPRPMLSRRDLPGDPAYYDMSFSGLKTAVARIAEQLEAEGGLADAVDDLAAEFQEAVVDVLAEKTRRAVEQTGCRRVVLGGGVARNSRLREGLAERLGSSGELYAPSPRLATDNAAMIAAAARFRLARGERSPWSLNAEAALAFPGLA; encoded by the coding sequence ATCGAGACCTCGTGCGATGAAACCTCGGCCGCCGTCGTGGATGAGAACGGGATCCGGGCGCTCGCGATCGCCTCGCAGGACGCGCACGCCGCGTTCGGGGGCGTGGTGCCGGAGATCGCCGCCCGCGAACACCTCCGCTCGCTCGACGCGATGGTGCGGCACGCCATGCGGGAAGCGGAGGTCGAGCACGCGGACATCGCGGGCGTCGGCGTGACGGCGGGCCCCGGGCTCGTCGGCGCCTTGCTCGCGGGCGTGAACTGGGCCAAGGCGTACGCCTTCGCTCGCGGGCTTCCCCTCCTCGGCGTCCATCACATGGAGGGGCACCTGTTCGGCACCGCGCTCGAGCACGAGGGCGCGCAGCCCCCCTTCATCGGCCTCCTCGTCTCGGGCGGACACACGCTCCTGCTGGAGGCGCGCGCATGGGGACGCTACCGCCTCCTGGGCCAGACGCGGGACGACGCGGCGGGCGAGGCGTTCGACAAGGTCGCGCGCCGGCTCGGACTGCCCTATCCCGGCGGCCCCGAGATCCAGCGTGCAGCGGAGAGGAGCGCGGCGGCCGGGGGCGCGGCGGGACGTTTCCGGCTTCCGCGCCCGATGCTGAGCCGGCGGGACCTGCCCGGCGATCCCGCGTACTACGACATGTCCTTTTCGGGTTTGAAGACCGCCGTGGCGCGGATCGCCGAACAACTGGAAGCGGAGGGCGGCCTCGCCGACGCCGTCGACGACCTGGCGGCGGAGTTTCAGGAAGCCGTGGTGGACGTCCTCGCCGAGAAGACGCGACGCGCCGTGGAACAGACGGGCTGCCGGCGGGTCGTGCTGGGCGGGGGAGTGGCGCGGAACTCCCGTCTTCGTGAAGGTTTAGCCGAGCGTCTGGGCTCGTCCGGGGAGTTGTACGCCCCTTCTCCCCGCCTCGCGACGGACAACGCGGCGATGATCGCCGCGGCCGCACGGTTCCGTTTGGCGAGAGGGGAACGGAGCCCGTGGTCGCTCAACGCCGAAGCGGCGCTCGCCTTCCCCGGCCTCGCATAA
- a CDS encoding PASTA domain-containing protein, protein MKLLRLTLLFAAMFGIGYAFAAIRLFPAAEDPTDVDFADIPDLTGVSLAEAGERLAALGLVFTEQGRLHHGEIPVGGVVAQRPLPGQFARAGDTIVLTTSAGIETRRVPDLAGLPGREAATLLTRLGFEIDIEETDESAVAGAIRTEPAAGTSLPLPARVRLFVSQGKAIVSVPDLHGRHVDDLELILEEVELQLGSVRYQAEAPEVQGRVIFQSPAPGSALRGDGFVSVIVAGTPPDSATVDLARDAVLDTVPPTPGDREPPGGD, encoded by the coding sequence GTGAAACTCCTGCGCCTGACCCTCCTCTTCGCCGCCATGTTCGGCATCGGCTACGCCTTCGCCGCGATCCGCCTCTTCCCCGCGGCGGAAGATCCGACCGATGTGGACTTCGCCGATATTCCGGATCTCACGGGCGTCTCCCTGGCCGAGGCCGGCGAACGTCTCGCCGCGCTGGGGCTCGTCTTCACAGAGCAGGGCCGTCTCCATCACGGCGAGATTCCCGTCGGCGGCGTCGTCGCCCAGCGGCCGCTCCCCGGCCAGTTCGCCCGGGCCGGGGACACCATCGTGCTCACGACGAGCGCCGGCATCGAAACGCGCCGCGTGCCCGATCTCGCCGGCCTTCCGGGCCGCGAAGCCGCGACCCTCCTCACCCGCCTCGGTTTCGAGATCGATATCGAGGAAACCGATGAGAGCGCCGTCGCCGGCGCGATCCGCACCGAGCCGGCCGCGGGGACGAGCCTCCCTCTCCCCGCCCGCGTCCGCCTCTTCGTCAGCCAGGGGAAGGCGATCGTCTCCGTTCCCGACCTTCACGGGCGCCATGTGGACGACCTCGAGCTCATCCTCGAGGAGGTCGAACTCCAGTTGGGCTCCGTCCGCTACCAGGCCGAGGCCCCCGAGGTGCAGGGACGCGTCATCTTTCAGAGTCCGGCCCCCGGCTCCGCCCTCCGCGGGGACGGGTTCGTCTCCGTGATCGTGGCCGGGACGCCGCCCGACTCGGCCACCGTGGATCTCGCGAGGGACGCCGTCCTCGACACGGTTCCCCCGACCCCCGGAGACCGGGAACCGCCAGGAGGGGACTGA
- a CDS encoding CdaR family protein has protein sequence MDFKRAFTKNWPYKVAAIVLSVLLWLSVSADAEIAEQPVSTVLEIQVSDSAWSLREVRPAEITTTFRGRRNQMFAARFERPVIRKVLDQVEDTVVQVPLSTSEVIYNGELGLDPVGVSPGAVTVFLEERVGKRVAVSGRTDARAAAGVLVVGMQVAPDSVWIQGPASFVNQISEVTTATLEVGAVSTRVTQQLEIALPPDLAGLSVEPATVIATVDVDSLRTRLFAIEVVTTGPRALMAAVDPPSITVAVTGPAAVVDGLDPGDVRVTVDIPNSFESTGSYPVRAQLPEAVAGTVTIDLVPERVSAGIASDPTDR, from the coding sequence ATGGACTTCAAGAGAGCGTTCACGAAGAACTGGCCCTACAAGGTCGCGGCGATCGTGCTGTCCGTGCTTCTCTGGCTCAGCGTGTCGGCCGACGCCGAGATCGCCGAACAGCCGGTGTCGACGGTGCTTGAGATCCAGGTGAGCGATTCCGCGTGGAGTCTGCGCGAGGTGCGCCCCGCCGAGATCACGACGACTTTCCGCGGCCGCCGGAACCAGATGTTCGCCGCCCGCTTCGAGAGGCCCGTGATCCGGAAGGTGCTCGACCAGGTCGAGGACACGGTGGTCCAGGTTCCGCTCTCAACCTCGGAGGTCATCTACAACGGCGAACTCGGGCTCGATCCCGTGGGCGTCTCTCCGGGCGCCGTCACCGTGTTTCTCGAGGAGCGGGTGGGGAAGCGGGTCGCGGTCTCCGGCCGAACGGATGCCAGGGCGGCGGCGGGCGTGCTCGTCGTCGGCATGCAGGTCGCCCCCGACAGCGTGTGGATCCAAGGGCCCGCGTCCTTCGTCAACCAGATCTCCGAGGTCACGACGGCCACGCTCGAGGTGGGCGCGGTCTCCACGCGCGTGACCCAGCAACTCGAGATCGCGCTGCCGCCTGATCTCGCGGGACTTTCGGTCGAGCCCGCCACCGTGATTGCGACCGTCGATGTCGACTCCCTCCGCACCCGCCTGTTTGCGATCGAAGTCGTCACCACGGGCCCGCGGGCCCTCATGGCCGCGGTGGATCCGCCCTCCATCACCGTGGCCGTCACCGGACCCGCGGCCGTCGTGGACGGACTCGATCCGGGGGATGTCCGCGTGACGGTCGACATACCGAATTCCTTCGAATCGACGGGCTCCTATCCCGTGCGCGCCCAGTTGCCCGAAGCCGTGGCCGGCACGGTGACGATCGACCTCGTCCCGGAGCGAGTGAGCGCCGGGATCGCCTCCGACCCGACCGACCGATAG